The following proteins are co-located in the Candidatus Woesearchaeota archaeon genome:
- a CDS encoding NAD(P)/FAD-dependent oxidoreductase yields the protein MISIIGGGPAGAYSAYLLSKEGFDVDIYEEHDTIGQPVQCTGIVTSAIKDILHIKPDIIVNKIKTLKIISPEQKRLEIKLKQPDLILNRTKFDQYLIEKAIETGAGVFHNHRLTGIENKKLKFSINGETKYVTQNKYIVGADGPLSVVGKSMGSGIKNFFIGSQAIIEGNFEKDIVETFLFKQGFGWVVPENEKIARVGIFSYKESGTKLDHLLKTSYNNAKIIERQGGLIPVYDPSLKTYQTNTYLIGDAAGMIKATTGGGIVPSLQAAEQLTKSIKTKQNYETLWKHKLGKSLNLHLWTRKILDRLNNNSLNKLVSLSNQDKIQDILGTHNRDQILQMSLKMLSKEPRYFLFLKDILINNS from the coding sequence ATGATATCAATTATAGGTGGCGGACCGGCTGGAGCATATTCAGCTTATTTACTTTCTAAAGAAGGCTTTGATGTTGACATTTATGAAGAACATGATACTATTGGTCAGCCAGTCCAATGCACAGGCATAGTAACTTCTGCTATAAAAGACATTTTACATATTAAACCAGATATAATTGTTAATAAGATTAAAACTTTAAAAATCATTAGTCCTGAGCAAAAAAGATTAGAAATTAAATTAAAACAACCAGACCTTATCTTAAACAGAACAAAATTTGATCAATATTTAATTGAAAAAGCAATTGAAACCGGCGCAGGAGTATTTCATAACCACAGATTAACTGGAATAGAAAATAAGAAATTAAAATTTTCAATTAACGGCGAAACTAAATATGTGACTCAAAATAAATATATTGTCGGCGCTGACGGACCTTTATCAGTTGTTGGCAAAAGTATGGGTTCCGGCATCAAAAATTTTTTTATAGGTTCACAAGCAATAATAGAAGGTAATTTTGAAAAAGATATAGTTGAAACTTTCTTGTTCAAACAAGGTTTTGGATGGGTAGTTCCGGAAAATGAAAAAATTGCAAGAGTGGGAATATTTAGTTATAAAGAAAGTGGAACGAAACTAGATCACTTGTTAAAAACAAGTTATAACAATGCCAAAATAATCGAAAGACAAGGCGGTTTAATTCCAGTATATGATCCATCACTTAAAACTTATCAAACCAATACATATCTTATAGGAGATGCGGCAGGCATGATAAAAGCTACTACAGGCGGAGGCATTGTCCCTTCATTGCAAGCAGCAGAACAACTTACAAAAAGCATCAAAACAAAACAAAATTATGAAACTTTATGGAAACATAAACTTGGTAAGTCATTAAACTTGCATCTTTGGACAAGAAAAATTTTAGACAGGTTAAATAATAACTCATTAAACAAACTGGTAAGTCTTTCAAATCAAGATAAAATCCAAGATATCCTTGGCACGCATAACAGAGACCAAATATTACAGATGAGTCTTAAAATGTTATCAAAAGAACCTAGATACTTCTTGTTCTTAAAAGATATTTTAATTAATAATTCTTAA
- a CDS encoding PGF-pre-PGF domain-containing protein, whose product MNIKDITILTTLLLIFSNLVIAAEDITGEATYGTIEFSKHWEKLSAVEPTKFLANNEEFNIREIWINVNTETENSVFKLIKLPYRPVTTPILNTESYQFYEFKTSNILKSNTRTSKIIFRVKKEWVENNSIDEDNIRLNVFKDIDWIKLSTKKRISINEEFYEFESDVNEFLQYYAISAPKKVFYDEKTTSENPETIKKTETISEKPAKLETFDKAGWIISFLLLLTLIYIFYQKNNKINHQKHKLN is encoded by the coding sequence ATGAACATTAAAGATATTACAATTCTGACAACATTATTATTAATTTTTTCAAATTTGGTAATTGCAGCTGAAGATATTACCGGCGAAGCAACTTATGGAACAATTGAATTTAGCAAACACTGGGAAAAATTATCAGCTGTTGAGCCAACAAAATTCCTTGCTAATAATGAAGAATTTAACATTAGAGAGATTTGGATTAATGTCAATACAGAAACTGAAAATTCCGTATTCAAACTTATAAAACTACCCTACAGACCTGTAACAACCCCAATACTGAATACAGAAAGCTATCAATTTTATGAATTCAAAACATCTAATATTTTAAAAAGCAATACTAGAACGTCAAAAATAATATTTAGAGTTAAAAAAGAATGGGTTGAAAATAATTCTATTGATGAAGATAATATAAGATTAAATGTTTTCAAAGACATTGATTGGATAAAATTATCTACAAAAAAAAGAATCTCAATAAATGAAGAATTTTATGAATTTGAATCTGATGTCAATGAATTTTTGCAATATTATGCAATTTCAGCTCCAAAAAAAGTATTTTATGATGAAAAAACAACTTCTGAAAACCCTGAAACTATTAAAAAAACAGAAACCATATCTGAAAAACCCGCGAAATTAGAAACCTTCGATAAGGCAGGCTGGATAATATCATTTCTGCTTTTGTTAACATTGATTTATATTTTTTACCAAAAAAACAATAAAATCAATCATCAAAAACATAAACTTAACTAA
- the topA gene encoding DNA topoisomerase I, with protein MSYELIICEKPSAAKNMANALADGKPILRNDKGVSYYEVTRGKTDIVVVSAIGHLYGLAQKDQKKKWTYPIFDIEWVPTSEIDKSLSNTNKFINIIKKLSKKAKTFIVACDYDVEGEVIGLNVVRYAAGQEDAKRMKFSTQTKPDLVKAYETASPHIDWPQAEAGETRHMLDWFFGINLSRALTDSIKSAGAFKVMSTGRVQGPALKLIVDKEKQIQSFKSEPYWEISLLGHAQKDLTALHEKDIFWDEKEADNVMKKVKGIKTAIVSKVESKKFNQNPPFPFDLTSLQVEAYRLLHISPKQTLSVAQNLYISGYISYPRTSSQKLPVAIGYKKILSDLSKQSGYSKEIKMLLSLKTLKPNEGPKNDAAHPAIFPTGIVPKAITGPNQNLYDLIVRRFLAVFGEAALRETLKFTIDCNKEMFIAKGTTTLEKGWHVLYGRFAIFKEEELPKLHEGDKVQVKKIEKLDKETLPPKRYTESSIIKELEKRNLGTKSTRASIIDTLVQRGYVVGKSLEATLLGIRMVDTLSKYCPTIVDEELTRDFETDMEKIREKKSNQKKILDQAKKVLLKIFEQFNKNKNNIGKELLSANRESMQQAAFVGECPSCKGELQMKRGKYGQFIACSKYPECKVTFSVPSFGLVQPTDKKCKECNYPLILVINKGKRPREACINPDCPTKKLSVEASQEAKNILSGAFKKKCPKCVGELVLRSSIYGQFLGCSKYPQCKYTERLSTVDKKEGLEKTKNKPVKKKK; from the coding sequence ATGTCATATGAATTAATTATTTGTGAAAAACCTTCTGCTGCAAAAAATATGGCTAATGCTCTGGCAGACGGTAAGCCAATATTACGAAATGATAAAGGGGTTTCTTATTATGAAGTTACGCGCGGTAAAACAGATATTGTTGTTGTTTCTGCAATTGGCCATTTATATGGTTTAGCCCAAAAAGATCAAAAGAAGAAGTGGACATACCCAATATTTGATATTGAATGGGTACCGACCTCTGAGATTGACAAATCTTTATCTAATACTAATAAGTTCATTAATATTATAAAAAAACTTTCAAAAAAGGCTAAAACATTTATTGTTGCATGCGATTATGATGTTGAAGGGGAAGTTATAGGTTTGAATGTTGTAAGATATGCTGCCGGTCAAGAAGATGCGAAACGTATGAAATTTTCTACACAGACTAAACCGGATCTTGTTAAGGCTTATGAAACCGCTTCACCGCATATCGATTGGCCACAAGCTGAAGCAGGTGAAACTAGGCATATGTTAGATTGGTTTTTCGGTATAAACCTTAGCAGAGCATTAACTGATTCTATTAAATCAGCAGGCGCTTTCAAAGTAATGTCAACTGGGCGTGTTCAAGGTCCGGCATTAAAATTAATTGTTGATAAAGAAAAACAGATCCAATCGTTTAAGTCTGAGCCATATTGGGAAATTTCCTTATTAGGCCATGCGCAAAAAGATCTTACTGCATTACATGAAAAAGATATATTTTGGGACGAGAAAGAAGCAGATAACGTTATGAAGAAAGTTAAGGGTATTAAAACCGCAATAGTTTCTAAAGTTGAATCTAAAAAGTTTAATCAAAATCCCCCCTTCCCGTTCGATTTAACTTCGTTACAAGTTGAAGCTTATAGGTTGTTACATATAAGCCCTAAACAAACATTGTCAGTTGCTCAAAATTTGTATATTTCGGGGTATATTTCATATCCTAGAACATCATCTCAGAAATTGCCAGTTGCAATTGGTTATAAAAAAATATTATCAGATTTATCTAAACAATCTGGTTATTCAAAAGAGATTAAAATGTTATTAAGTTTAAAAACTTTAAAACCGAATGAAGGCCCTAAGAATGATGCCGCGCATCCGGCCATTTTTCCAACGGGTATTGTTCCTAAAGCCATAACCGGTCCAAATCAAAATTTATATGATTTGATCGTAAGGAGATTTTTAGCGGTGTTTGGTGAAGCTGCATTAAGGGAAACATTGAAATTTACAATTGACTGTAATAAAGAAATGTTTATAGCAAAAGGCACAACAACTCTGGAAAAAGGCTGGCATGTGTTATATGGAAGATTTGCAATATTTAAAGAAGAAGAGTTGCCTAAATTGCATGAGGGTGATAAGGTTCAAGTTAAAAAGATTGAAAAACTGGACAAAGAAACTTTGCCACCTAAACGTTATACTGAGAGTTCTATAATAAAAGAACTGGAGAAAAGGAATCTGGGCACTAAATCTACTAGGGCCAGTATAATTGATACGCTTGTACAAAGAGGTTATGTGGTGGGTAAATCTTTAGAAGCAACTTTACTTGGTATAAGGATGGTTGATACACTTTCCAAATACTGTCCTACAATTGTTGATGAAGAATTAACTAGAGACTTTGAAACTGATATGGAAAAAATACGTGAAAAAAAAAGCAATCAAAAAAAGATACTTGACCAAGCTAAAAAAGTTTTACTAAAAATATTTGAACAATTTAATAAAAATAAAAATAATATTGGAAAAGAATTGCTTTCTGCTAACCGTGAAAGTATGCAGCAGGCTGCATTTGTTGGAGAATGTCCGTCGTGTAAAGGGGAGCTTCAGATGAAAAGAGGCAAATATGGGCAGTTTATTGCGTGTTCAAAATATCCGGAATGCAAGGTTACCTTTTCAGTTCCAAGTTTTGGGCTAGTACAACCTACGGATAAAAAGTGTAAAGAATGCAATTATCCTTTAATCCTAGTAATTAATAAAGGCAAAAGGCCAAGGGAGGCTTGCATTAATCCCGATTGCCCAACTAAAAAATTATCTGTCGAAGCAAGTCAAGAAGCTAAAAATATTTTGTCAGGAGCCTTTAAAAAGAAATGTCCTAAATGTGTTGGTGAGCTGGTTTTAAGGTCAAGCATTTATGGGCAATTTTTAGGATGCAGTAAATATCCTCAATGTAAATATACGGAACGTCTTTCAACTGTAGATAAGAAAGAAGGACTTGAGAAAACCAAAAATAAGCCTGTGAAAAAGAAAAAGTAA
- a CDS encoding class I SAM-dependent methyltransferase family protein codes for MIVLEVPLKTTEKVKKTLIAKELIDHNYKPLKDNNFFYFPLKKAVKIPNTRLIDKKLEPFQKKETSLKERLKYYLTKEELKLLKTSYDIIGSIAVIEIPPELEPKETIIAEELLKLNPSLKTVVKKKNIHHGTFRTQQTGHLAGKKNKTSIYKENGIKLKVNLDKTYFSIRLGTERKRIAKQVKVGENILVMFSGVAPYPCILAKTTKANSIVGIEINPYAHKLGQENIKLNKITNVTLINDNVKKAVPRLKLIFDRILMPLPKTADEFLSTALQASKQGTIIHFYDFLNENKFKEACAKIKDTCKKANLNCKILKTVKCGQHAPKVYRICVDFKIVNRNPTPPVTASL; via the coding sequence ATGATAGTATTAGAAGTTCCACTTAAAACAACTGAAAAAGTAAAAAAAACATTAATCGCAAAAGAATTGATTGACCATAATTATAAACCGCTTAAAGATAATAATTTCTTTTATTTCCCGCTTAAAAAAGCAGTTAAAATTCCCAACACCAGATTGATTGACAAAAAACTAGAACCCTTCCAAAAAAAAGAAACTAGCCTTAAAGAAAGATTAAAATATTATCTTACTAAAGAAGAATTAAAACTATTAAAAACCAGTTATGATATTATTGGCTCTATTGCAGTTATTGAAATACCCCCTGAGCTTGAACCAAAAGAAACTATCATTGCCGAAGAACTGTTAAAACTTAATCCGAGCCTTAAAACCGTTGTCAAAAAAAAGAATATCCATCACGGCACTTTCAGAACTCAACAAACCGGGCATCTCGCAGGTAAAAAAAATAAAACTTCGATATATAAAGAAAATGGCATAAAATTAAAAGTTAACCTTGACAAAACTTATTTTTCAATACGCCTGGGAACAGAAAGAAAACGTATTGCTAAACAAGTGAAGGTTGGAGAAAATATTTTAGTAATGTTTTCAGGCGTAGCTCCATATCCTTGTATATTAGCAAAAACTACAAAAGCAAATTCAATAGTCGGTATAGAAATAAACCCGTATGCCCACAAACTGGGGCAAGAAAATATAAAACTGAACAAAATAACAAATGTAACCCTAATCAATGATAATGTAAAAAAAGCCGTGCCCAGACTGAAACTAATCTTTGACAGAATCTTAATGCCCCTTCCAAAAACTGCCGATGAATTCTTAAGCACTGCATTACAAGCATCAAAACAAGGCACAATTATACATTTCTACGATTTTCTGAATGAAAACAAATTCAAAGAAGCATGTGCCAAAATCAAAGATACTTGTAAAAAAGCAAACTTAAACTGCAAAATTCTTAAAACTGTCAAATGCGGACAGCATGCGCCAAAAGTTTATAGGATTTGTGTAGATTTTAAAATAGTCAATCGAAACCCGACACCGCCAGTTACCGCTTCGTTATAG
- a CDS encoding AarF/ABC1/UbiB kinase family protein, translating to MLNQIRYDIKNINRFKQILSVFFAEGFGYLIDETPLKTYIPYHERIKKTILKDSENSFPIRIRKAFEKLGPTFIKLGQILSLRPDLIPPEYVIEFEKMLDKVPTFSGKAAIKIIETELKKPIKEIFLSFDETPFASASLAQVHRAVLFNKKEVAVKVQRPGIEEIMKNDLEIMKYIARILDKHFKKYNFHITTIITEFSRWTESELNFYVEAINAERFRENFKNSKLVYIPEIYKKYTTPKVLTSELLKGIKLNDINNPKYKNIDKTKIINNGFEALILQVFKYGFFHADPHPGNFVVLKDNRLGIVDFGIVGEFDKRLKHKTLKIYNAIINQDLKNIASGILSLDPRNNQIDINEFERDLRYVIFPMQLDSLNHTQITGSILNILNIAMKHQLKIPIDFVLFGKTLMTIEGIAVKFAPDFKIKKESVRIINKLLHNNNWPKKIIEEIKNHSFDLVEMEDGLPDYTRDVLERLRSGKINVDLENNNVESFVNEFEKFSGNLSFGIIIGALVIGSSLVFTLEAFRYLAVIGYSLSLILSMWLIKRTIFTGNE from the coding sequence ATGCTTAATCAGATAAGGTATGATATAAAAAATATCAACAGGTTTAAACAAATTTTGTCAGTATTTTTTGCAGAAGGTTTTGGGTATTTAATTGATGAAACTCCATTAAAAACATATATTCCTTATCACGAAAGAATTAAAAAAACAATTTTAAAAGATAGTGAGAATTCATTTCCAATAAGAATACGAAAAGCATTTGAGAAATTAGGTCCAACATTTATCAAACTCGGCCAAATCTTAAGTTTAAGGCCAGATTTAATTCCTCCAGAATATGTCATAGAATTTGAAAAAATGCTTGATAAAGTTCCAACTTTCTCAGGTAAAGCGGCTATAAAGATAATTGAAACTGAATTAAAAAAACCCATTAAAGAAATTTTTTTATCATTTGATGAAACCCCATTTGCTTCTGCATCCCTTGCGCAAGTGCATAGAGCTGTGCTTTTTAATAAAAAAGAGGTTGCTGTTAAAGTCCAACGTCCCGGTATTGAAGAGATCATGAAAAATGATTTAGAAATAATGAAATATATAGCAAGAATTCTTGATAAACATTTCAAAAAATATAATTTTCATATTACAACTATAATCACTGAATTTTCTCGCTGGACTGAATCAGAATTAAATTTTTACGTAGAAGCGATTAATGCCGAAAGATTTAGGGAAAATTTCAAAAATAGTAAATTAGTTTATATCCCTGAAATCTATAAAAAATATACAACCCCTAAAGTTTTAACAAGCGAATTATTAAAAGGTATAAAACTAAATGATATAAATAATCCTAAATACAAAAATATAGACAAAACAAAGATAATTAATAATGGATTTGAAGCATTAATACTGCAAGTTTTTAAATACGGATTTTTTCATGCAGACCCGCATCCCGGAAATTTTGTAGTATTAAAAGATAATAGATTGGGAATTGTAGATTTTGGGATAGTGGGTGAGTTTGATAAAAGATTAAAACATAAAACTTTAAAAATCTATAATGCCATCATAAATCAAGATTTAAAAAATATTGCCTCCGGAATTCTCTCGTTAGACCCTCGAAATAATCAAATTGACATAAATGAATTTGAAAGAGATTTACGTTATGTGATTTTTCCTATGCAACTGGACTCATTGAATCATACTCAAATAACTGGATCAATATTAAATATATTAAATATTGCGATGAAACATCAGTTAAAAATACCAATAGATTTCGTATTATTTGGAAAAACCTTAATGACCATTGAAGGAATTGCAGTTAAATTTGCTCCGGATTTTAAAATAAAAAAAGAAAGTGTAAGGATAATAAACAAACTATTGCATAATAATAATTGGCCTAAAAAAATTATAGAAGAAATCAAAAACCATTCTTTTGACCTCGTTGAAATGGAAGATGGGTTGCCCGATTATACCAGAGATGTGCTTGAACGTTTAAGATCAGGTAAAATCAATGTTGACCTTGAAAATAATAATGTTGAAAGTTTTGTTAATGAATTCGAAAAATTTTCAGGAAATCTGTCTTTTGGCATAATTATTGGGGCATTAGTTATTGGTTCATCACTAGTTTTTACATTAGAAGCCTTCAGATATTTAGCAGTAATAGGATACTCATTATCGCTGATTTTAAGCATGTGGCTAATTAAACGAACAATCTTTACCGGTAATGAATAA
- a CDS encoding AAA family ATPase: protein MTTQDEISKIMYTYTAETNQLEQENRILRETVSQLKNELDRYRQNPLMVCEIREINGSNAVIKIPNGNMFHVNIASDCPKLLSGDSVLVEQKNLTVISKLDNNKKFNVEKFVIMEKPTTSWDEVGGLYNEVREVKEVIELPLLKPELFKKIGITPPKGILLYGPPGTGKTLLAKAVAASTNSTFIEIVGSELVQKFIGEGAKLVKEIFQLAKEKAPTIIFIDEIDALAATRVELGTSGEREVQRTFMQFLAELDGFKNLGNVKVIGCTNRMDILDPAILRPGRLDRLIEVPNPDDAGVYEILKIHAKNIKLHKSVDLAEIAMLMNGFSGAEIKSVCTEAGYFAIRDNRGKVGKEDFFSAVTKVKCEEEETDFMKVLG from the coding sequence ATGACAACTCAAGATGAAATTTCAAAAATCATGTATACATATACTGCTGAAACTAATCAGTTAGAACAAGAAAACAGAATTTTACGAGAAACTGTTTCTCAGTTGAAAAATGAATTAGATAGATATAGACAAAATCCTTTAATGGTTTGTGAAATTAGGGAGATTAACGGCAGCAATGCAGTTATTAAAATTCCTAACGGCAATATGTTTCATGTCAATATTGCATCTGATTGCCCCAAACTTTTATCTGGTGATTCGGTTTTAGTTGAGCAAAAGAATTTAACTGTTATAAGCAAGCTTGACAATAATAAAAAGTTTAATGTAGAAAAATTTGTTATTATGGAAAAACCAACAACTTCGTGGGATGAAGTTGGGGGATTATATAATGAAGTAAGAGAAGTTAAAGAAGTTATTGAATTGCCGTTGTTAAAACCTGAGCTTTTTAAGAAAATAGGTATAACGCCGCCTAAAGGAATATTACTTTATGGCCCTCCCGGAACAGGGAAAACTTTACTTGCTAAAGCAGTTGCTGCAAGTACAAATTCAACATTTATTGAAATTGTGGGTTCTGAATTAGTGCAAAAGTTTATTGGTGAAGGAGCTAAGCTTGTGAAAGAAATATTTCAGTTAGCAAAAGAGAAAGCACCAACAATTATATTTATTGATGAAATTGATGCATTAGCTGCTACGAGGGTTGAGCTTGGTACCTCCGGGGAAAGAGAAGTACAAAGAACATTTATGCAGTTTTTAGCTGAACTTGACGGGTTTAAAAATTTAGGTAATGTGAAAGTTATAGGGTGCACCAATAGGATGGATATTCTTGATCCGGCAATTCTTCGTCCAGGAAGACTTGACAGGTTAATTGAGGTTCCTAATCCAGATGATGCTGGGGTATATGAAATATTAAAGATTCATGCAAAGAATATCAAATTACATAAGTCTGTGGATCTTGCCGAAATTGCGATGTTAATGAATGGATTTTCAGGCGCAGAGATTAAATCTGTATGTACTGAAGCAGGATATTTCGCTATTCGTGATAATCGGGGCAAAGTTGGAAAAGAAGATTTTTTTAGCGCCGTAACCAAAGTTAAATGTGAAGAAGAAGAAACTGATTTTATGAAAGTACTAGGTTAA
- a CDS encoding SMC-Scp complex subunit ScpB: MTQTPKKKVEAVLFTIGKHISLNEIKKLSGITEDSLLNQYLNELKEEYEKNDSSLRLIQDNEFWKMGVKEEYCDIVENIVSDTELSKSVMETLGVIAWKHPALQADVVHIRTNKAYDDIKELEELGFISRIKSGRTKKINLTEKFFNYFDLPTHKKEKEVLKNLVPENIKDKIDETEIEIHEGEKAVENHKIKSELQKQKQEQLKTFNDAEKEIHLAIESIKEERT; this comes from the coding sequence ATGACACAAACCCCTAAAAAAAAAGTGGAAGCAGTATTATTTACAATCGGCAAACACATATCTTTAAATGAAATCAAAAAATTGTCTGGAATTACTGAAGATAGCCTTCTTAACCAATACCTTAATGAGTTAAAGGAAGAATATGAAAAAAATGATTCATCGCTCCGTCTTATCCAAGATAACGAATTTTGGAAAATGGGAGTTAAAGAAGAATATTGCGATATCGTAGAAAATATTGTTAGCGATACAGAGCTAAGTAAAAGTGTAATGGAAACCCTAGGGGTTATAGCATGGAAACATCCCGCGCTCCAAGCTGATGTCGTACACATTAGAACAAATAAAGCATATGACGACATAAAAGAACTTGAAGAGTTAGGCTTTATTTCAAGAATTAAATCTGGAAGAACCAAAAAAATAAATTTAACGGAAAAATTCTTTAATTATTTTGATTTACCTACACATAAAAAAGAAAAAGAAGTTCTAAAAAATTTAGTCCCTGAAAATATTAAGGATAAAATAGATGAAACTGAGATTGAAATTCATGAAGGAGAAAAAGCGGTTGAAAATCATAAAATTAAGTCAGAACTGCAAAAACAAAAGCAGGAACAGCTTAAAACTTTTAATGATGCTGAAAAAGAGATTCATCTTGCAATTGAATCCATAAAAGAAGAACGAACCTAA
- the truD gene encoding tRNA pseudouridine(13) synthase TruD, protein MYTIKEKPEDFVVEEVTNVEPSKDGKFICFWLKKTNLNTLQAIEYIAKALHTQPKFINFAGTKDKVAITTQLISIKGKNRVQIEKLKFKDIDLRFFGYRDEPLHLGELDGNKFKIVLRNVIRKAVKKNNFINYFGEQRFSDYNIAIGKSLIKSDFNIAVQLIEKSDSFYFRKLEAYLDKKPNDFVNALKLMPKKLLKLYVNSYQSYMWNETVKSYLKNNQPGENIEVPMIGFGLNIENLELKEIVNRIMKVDRLNFRDFIVRALPDLSAEGDNRKIYMDIKEFNMEQKGKTLNLNFQLGKGSYATEVVRQLFE, encoded by the coding sequence ATGTATACAATTAAAGAAAAGCCGGAGGATTTTGTAGTTGAAGAAGTTACAAATGTTGAACCTTCTAAAGATGGAAAGTTTATATGTTTTTGGTTAAAGAAAACAAATCTTAATACGTTGCAAGCCATAGAATATATCGCAAAAGCGTTGCATACTCAGCCTAAATTTATCAATTTTGCCGGAACTAAAGACAAGGTTGCCATTACTACACAATTAATTTCTATAAAAGGTAAAAACAGGGTACAAATTGAAAAATTAAAGTTTAAAGATATAGACTTAAGGTTTTTTGGTTATAGAGATGAACCATTACATTTAGGAGAACTTGATGGAAATAAGTTTAAAATTGTTTTAAGAAATGTAATCCGGAAAGCAGTTAAGAAAAATAATTTTATTAATTATTTTGGTGAACAAAGGTTTTCCGATTATAATATAGCAATTGGGAAATCTCTTATAAAAAGTGATTTTAATATTGCTGTACAATTGATTGAAAAAAGTGATTCTTTTTATTTTAGAAAATTGGAAGCATATTTAGACAAAAAGCCCAATGATTTTGTCAATGCTTTAAAATTAATGCCTAAAAAGTTATTAAAACTTTATGTGAATTCTTATCAATCTTATATGTGGAATGAAACCGTTAAATCTTATTTGAAAAATAATCAACCGGGGGAAAATATTGAAGTTCCGATGATAGGGTTTGGTTTAAATATTGAAAATTTGGAGCTTAAGGAAATTGTTAATCGGATAATGAAGGTTGACAGATTAAATTTTAGAGATTTTATTGTTCGGGCTTTGCCAGATTTAAGTGCTGAAGGTGATAATCGTAAGATTTATATGGATATTAAGGAGTTTAATATGGAACAAAAAGGAAAAACTCTAAATTTAAATTTTCAATTAGGCAAAGGAAGTTATGCGACTGAAGTTGTCCGTCAATTATTTGAATAA
- a CDS encoding nucleoside monophosphate kinase, with protein sequence MKIVFLGSPGVGKGTYADILSRYYKIPHISTGNIFRAMKHDNSELGKKVKALIEAGQFVDDKTTLKVIDDRLSNPDCKNGYILDGFPRTLYQAKHFINIDTVLNFDANEKRIIERLSGRRTCLNKSCQAIYHIKNNPPKIKDTCDRCGGSLVQRKDERPEIIKERLRIYEEKTKPLITFYKPKNKLHEINANGKIPEIIEECKKVLDLFK encoded by the coding sequence ATGAAAATTGTATTCCTCGGGTCTCCGGGAGTAGGTAAAGGGACATACGCAGACATTCTTTCAAGATATTATAAGATTCCACACATATCAACTGGAAACATATTTCGAGCAATGAAACATGATAACTCTGAACTAGGCAAAAAAGTAAAAGCGCTCATAGAGGCAGGACAATTTGTTGATGATAAAACTACCTTAAAAGTAATAGATGATAGGCTTTCAAATCCGGATTGCAAAAACGGATACATTTTAGACGGTTTTCCTAGAACTTTATATCAAGCAAAACATTTTATTAATATTGATACGGTGCTAAATTTTGACGCAAATGAAAAAAGAATTATTGAACGCTTATCTGGCAGAAGAACTTGCCTAAACAAATCATGTCAAGCAATATACCATATAAAAAATAATCCGCCAAAAATAAAAGATACTTGCGACAGATGTGGTGGTAGTTTAGTGCAAAGAAAAGATGAACGACCAGAAATTATTAAAGAAAGGTTAAGAATTTATGAAGAAAAAACTAAGCCTTTAATCACTTTTTATAAACCTAAAAATAAATTGCATGAAATTAATGCAAATGGGAAAATTCCGGAAATTATTGAAGAATGTAAAAAAGTTCTCGACTTATTCAAATAA
- a CDS encoding RlmE family RNA methyltransferase, which translates to MQDHFTKRAKAQGYRARSVFKLKDIVKKYQFVKPTDSVLDLGASPGSWMQYLSRFCRYVLGVDISDVEDVKGAYFLKKNVMDEDIVKEIQKYKSKFDVIISDMAPKTTGQTFVDQESSLVLCERAWFIATHVLRGNGNFLCKIFQSKEGDDFLRELRKEFKLVKTSKPEGSKKKSKEVFYVCIGYKVIRV; encoded by the coding sequence ATGCAAGATCATTTTACCAAACGGGCGAAAGCTCAAGGATACAGGGCAAGGTCTGTATTTAAATTGAAAGATATTGTTAAAAAATATCAATTTGTTAAACCTACTGATAGTGTTCTAGATTTAGGGGCTTCACCAGGTTCATGGATGCAGTATTTGTCAAGGTTTTGCAGATATGTGCTTGGAGTCGATATTTCTGATGTTGAAGATGTTAAAGGCGCATATTTTCTTAAAAAAAACGTGATGGATGAAGATATTGTTAAGGAGATTCAAAAGTATAAGTCTAAGTTTGATGTTATAATTTCTGATATGGCGCCTAAAACTACGGGACAAACTTTTGTTGATCAAGAAAGTAGTTTAGTGCTTTGTGAACGCGCATGGTTTATTGCTACTCATGTATTAAGAGGTAATGGCAATTTCTTATGTAAAATTTTTCAAAGTAAAGAAGGAGATGATTTTTTGCGCGAGTTACGAAAAGAATTTAAACTTGTCAAAACCTCTAAGCCCGAAGGATCTAAAAAGAAAAGTAAAGAAGTTTTTTATGTGTGTATCGGATATAAGGTTATAAGGGTATAA